The following is a genomic window from Caldicellulosiruptor danielii.
CTTATTATGAAAAAGGTATTTATTCTTTCGATTCCATTTTTAATATTTTTGCTTTTGCCTTTTTTTAAATTTACTTTTTGTTGTACCATACTCAAAACTTTTTAATATGATAACAAAAAAAGAGACCGTCACAGCATTTGGACTTTCTTTTTTTACCGCGAGTATCTGCTGTATTTTGGCATTTTTAATAGGCACACCTTTTGCATACCTTCTTGCCAGCACAAAAAGAAGAATCGCTTTTCTTGAGCTGATAATAGACCTTCCAAACGTTTTGCCACCAATCTTGATGGGAGTGCTCTTGCTTCTTTTGTATGGCAAAGTCGGATTTGTGGGGAGAATACTTGACAAAGCTTCTCTTGAGATACCTTTTACCACCTTTGCAGTAATACTTGCTCAGCTTTTTGTTAGTATTGGATACTATTTAAAAGTAGCATACTCTTCGTTTTTGGCCATAGACAAACAGCTAAAAGAAGAGGGCTTTATCTTAGGACTTGACGAGCTTGGAATTATGTGGCATGTGTACTTGCCAGTTGCCAGAAAAGGGCTTGTGATTGGCATACTTGGCACATTTTCAAGGGCGCTTGGTGAGTTTGGTGCAACAGTTGTCTTTGCGGGGAATGTCTTTGGAAAAACTCAAACGATCTCACTTTATTTGTATAAACTATATGTGCAAAATCAGGAGGAAACTTATTCTGTGAGTTTTGTGATGATAATAATTTCATATTTAATTCTTTACTTAACGAAGAAACTTTTGAACAATGTGGACTATTGAAAATCTTGACTATAAAACTATTCAAGGTGTGAGAAAAATGGTAGGTGCAGTAAAAAAGATTTTTCAAGATTTTGAAAAAGGCGCTCCAAACTACTTTAAAGAAATATTTCCTTATGAGAGTATTCCAAAGGTGATTTTTGATGGAGTTTCAGTTCCCGTAAATATTCCGTCAAAACTATATGTAACAGATAGCACATTTAGAGAGGGTCAACAGGCTATTTCATATATAGGAAAAGAGAATGTAGCAAAGATTTTCGAATATCTTCACTACATTGACAATGGTACTGGAACTATAAAGTACTCAGAATTTTTCATTTATACAAACTATCACAAACAGTGCATTCAAGAGTGTTTGAAAAAAAGCTTCGAATTTCCAAAGGTAGTTGGATGGGTAAGAAGTAAAAAAGAGGAACTAAAACTTGCAAAAGAGTTTGGGCTTGATGAGGTAGGGATTTTGATGTCATGCTCAGACTATCACATCTACAAAAAGTTTCAAAAAACAAGGTCAGAAATTGCAGCCCAGTACATCGATATGATACAAGAAGCCTTTTCACTTGGCATCACTCCACGGGTTCATCTTGAAGACATCACAAGATCAGATATTGAAAATTTTGTCATTCCACTCATTTTGGCAATTGAAGAGATAGCAAAAAAGTGTGACAAAAAGGTGTACTTTAAACTGTGTGACACTTTGGGCTTTGGTGTGCCATATGAATATGCAAGCTTACCACGAAGCGTTCCTAAACTGATTCATACAATTTCAAAAAGCACCAATATACCACCAGAGAGGCTTGAGTGGCATGGTCACAACGATTTTTACAAAGCTCAGAGCAATGCAGTCTGTGCGTGGTTATACGGTGCTTCAATGGTAAACTGCTCTATCAGAGGAGTGGGTGAGAGAACTGGCATTGCAGCTTTGGAGATTGCAATCTTGGACCTTGTCCAGATAAAAGATGAAAATGTACCAAATTTGAATTTTGAAGCTTTAGATGAGCTTTTGGAGTTTACCTCAAGGTTTGAGGCTATGAAGTAAGCTTCATTTTTCTTGTCTAAAATAGAATATTGCCATCAAATAGTGGCAAAAATAAAATTTATGTGATATAATAAAAACGCAAAGTGTTTTTCAAGTTGCACGAAAGAAGGCGATTGAGATTGAAAAGCTAAAAGAAGAGATTATCAAAATTTATCTACTTGAAATTAAAAAACTAATAGTAGCAGGGAAATGGGATTTTATCAGGAGAGAGAAAAACATAAAATTCCTGAAAGAATGGGGTTTGCTAATAGACGATGTCAAGGACATATTGTTAGACCTTCAGCCAGGAGATTATGTCAAAGGACCAGCGCAAGACCATCTTGATAATAAAGAAGGTGACATTTGGATTTTCAAAAACAGCAGATACTTGGATGTTTGTATATACATAAAACTAAGGTACAATCCACCAGAAGAAGTGGTGTGCATTTCTTTTCATGAGGATGAACCTCAAGAAGGGGGTGAAAAAGAATGATGAATAGGGCATATTGTCCACAGTGCAAAAAGCATGTTGAAATTAAAGTTGTAAAAAATCTAATTAAAGAATATAAAGGTGTACAAGTCAATGTTGAAGAATATGTTCCACATTGCAGTGAGTGCAATACTGAGTTGTTTGTGCCAGACATCGAAAACGAAAATCTAAAAAGGCTCTATCAACGTTATAGAGAGTTGGCAGGCTTGATTACCCCTGAAGAAATCCAGAAGGTAAGAGAAAAATATGGACTTTCTCAAAGGGAGCTGGGGCAGATACTTGGTTGGGGCAAGATGACAATAAACAGGTATGAAAGAGGAGCTTTGCCTTCTAAATCACACAGTGATGTTCTGAAGCTGATTTTAACATCTGAAGAGTTTTTCAAAGAAAAGGTGGAAGAAGCATTTAAATCAGGGAGAATAACTGAAAGAACATATCAAAAAACAAGGGAGAAAATCAAAGACTCTGTTGCTGAGTTGAAGAAAAGAATCATCTCTGCAGCACTTGAACACCCAGAAGATATCTACAATGGCTTCAGAAGGTTTGACTTTGAAAAGCTGGAGAACTTGATAAGTTACATTGCTGAAAAAGTTGAAAATCTATATTTGAGCAGTCTTAATAAGTTTTTGTGGTATATTGATTTTATGCACTTTAAACGTTGTTTACGTTCAATAACTGGCTTAAGATACATCAAATATGCTTATGGGCCAGTGATTGAAAATTTCGCATACAAAGAAATAGCAGCATACCCAAGTGATAAATACGCTGTTGAAGAATATGAGACTCCTGATGGGGCAATCCAAACAAAGATTAAGAGCAAAGGCAATTACGAGCTATCAGTATTTACCCCAGAAGAATTGCAGACCATTAATATGGTCATTGATGCATTGAAAGACAAAACATGCAGTGCTATTTCAGAGCTGTCTCACCAGGAAGTTGGATGGAAGCAAACCCCGTTGCGTGAACTAATCTCATATGAGTACGCAAAGACAGTGAGTTTAGGCAGCCAAGTAGTGCAGAAATAACGTAATCCCTGACTAAAATCCCTATTGACAAATCTTGTCTGTTAAATTAAAATATTCTCAAGTATGCAGTTTGAATATGCGCAAGAGGGCAAAGGTGGCCTTTTGTAGAGGTTTTCCTTTGCCCTTTTTTGATACTGCAAAATATATTTTAGGACGGGAGGATGGTCTTTTATGAGAAAACTTATGTTCCAAAAGACTTTAGCCATTGTAGCTGCCCTTAGCTTGATTTTGGGTTTATTAGCCTTTGCCTTTGCTTCAAACTCAAAAACAATAAGGCTTGGAGTTGATCTTGAGCTGTCTGGTGCTGTTGCGCAGTACGGACAGAGGACTTTAGAAGGGCTTAAGATGGCAGTTGAAGAGATTAATAAAAAGGGTGGAGTTTTGGGCAAGAAGATAGAGCTTGTTGTATTTGATAACAAGTCTGACAAAACAGAGGCGCTAAATATTGCAACAAGGCTTGCAACAAAAGAGAATGTTTTAGCCCTATTGAGCCCTGTAACATCAGGTGCAACAAAATCTGCTTCAATTGCCGCAACAAGATACAGAGTACCGCTTGTGTCAGCTACTGCTACTGATGATTCGGTTACAATTGATGAAAGAACTGGTAAGACAAAGGCGTATGTATTCAGAATCTGCTTTAATGACTCGTTTCAAGGAAGTGTCATGGCAAACTTTGCACTCAAGACGTTAAAGGTAAAAACAGCAGCAATTCTTTACAATGCAGCGTCTGATTACAGCAAAGGTCTTTACAAGAACTTTAAAGAGACATTTACAAAAGGTGGCGGTAAAGTTGTAGCAGAAGAAGCGTTCCAGCAGGGTGAACAGGATTTTAATGGGATATTGACAAAGATAAGGGACAAAAAGCCAGATGTTATCTTTACACCTGTTTACTATGACGATGCAGGACTTATAATCAAGCAGGCAAGAGAACTTGGAATGTGGATGCCAATTTTAGGTTCTGACGGGTTTGACGACCCAAAGGTTGTTGAGAAAGCAGGAAGCAAATATGCAACAAATATCTTTTTCTCAACACATTATTCCTCTCAGGACACAGATAAGAAAGTTCAGGATTTTAGAAAAAGATACCAGCAAAAGTATAAAATTGAACCAAACGCACTTTCAGCACTGGGTTATGATTTGGGTTACTTCGTAGCAGATGCAATAAAAAGAGCAAACTCTACAACCAACAAAGAAAAACTTCGCAAAGCTCTTGAAAGCACCAAGAATTTTGTAGGAGTTACTGGAATTATCTCAATAGATGCAAAACATAATGCAAAGAAGTCTGCGGTAATAATCGAGATTAAAAATGGTGTTCAGAGATTCAAACAGAAGCTAAATCCTTAAAAATTTTGTCCCCTTTCTGGCATAAAGCCGGGAAGGGGATTTTTAAATTCACGCTCTTGTATACAGGTATACTTTAATGCTATAATATAAAAGGTATTTTTAACAATCACAATCAAAGTTTTTTGGGAGGTTTAAAAGCGAAATGGGCTTGACAGTTGCGCAAAAGATTATAAAGCAGCACCTTGTCAAAGGTGAAATGATACCAGGAAAAGAAATAGCTATCAGGATTGACCAGACCTTAACACAAGACTCAACTGGTACAATGGCATATCTTCAGTTTGAAGCAATGGGTATTGTCAGAGTAAAGACTAAAAGATCTGTTGCATACATTGACCACAACACTCTTCAGACAGGCCCGGAGAATGCAGATGATCATCTGTACATACAGACAGTTGCGAAAAAATATGGGATATACTTTTCCAAACCTGGAAATGGAATCTGTCATCAGGTTCATTTGGAAAGGTTTACAGTTCCAGGACAAACACTTTTGGGCTCAGACAGCCACACACCAACAGCAGGCGGAATAGGTATGCTTGCAATTGGTGCGGGTGGTTTGGATGTTGCAGTTGCAATGGGTGGTGGCGAATATTACTTAATTATGCCAAAGATTGTGAAAGTAAACCTCAAAGGAAAGCTCCAACCCTGGGTTTCTGCAAAGGATATTATTTTGGAGCTTTTGAGAAGGCTCACGGTTAAGGGTGGTGTTGGCAAGATTTTTGAATACACTGGTGAAGGTGTAAAAACCTTATCTATACCAGAGAGAGCTACAATTACAAACATGGGTGCAGAGCTTGGTGCAACAACTTCGATATTTCCGTCTGATGAAGTGACATATGAATTTTTAAAGGCCCAGGGTAGAGAAGCTGACTTTGTTGAGATTTTACCAGACCCCGATGCACAGTATGATGAGGAGATTGAAATAGATTTGTCAAGCTTGGTGCCGCTTGCAGCATGCCCGCACAGCCCTGACAATGTTGTGCCTGTGAGCGAGCTAAAAGGTATAAAGGTTGACCAGGTTGCAATTGGAAGCTGTACAAACTCATCTTATAAAGACCTTATGAAGGTTGCAAAGATTTTAGAAGGGAAAACCATCGCAGAGCATGTATCACTTGTTATATCTCCAGGTTCAAAACAGGTCTTGAACATGCTAGCTCAAAACGGTGCGCTGGCATCAATGGTTGCATCTGGTGCAAGGATTTTAGAGTGTGCGTGTGGTCCTTGTATAGGAATGGGTCAAGCACCAAGAACAGGAGGCATTTCGCTCAGAACATTTAACAGAAACTTTGAAGGTAGAAGCGGTACACCTTCTGCAAAGGTTTACCTTGTCTCACCTGAGACTGCAGCAGCATCAGCAATCACAGGGTACATCACAGACCCAAGGACTCTTGGTGATGAGCCTAAAGTGGAGATGCCAAAAAGATTTTTGATAAATGACAATTTAATAGTGCCACCTGCTGAAAATCCCGATGAAGTTGAAGTGATAAGAGGACCGAATATAAAACCGTTCCCACAAGGAAAGCCTTTACCGGATGTTGTTGTTGGGAAAGTGCTGATAAAGCTTGGAGACAATATCACAACAGACCACATTATGCCGTCTAACGCAAAGCTTTTGCCATACAGGTCAAATATTCCGTATTTATCTGACTATTGCTTGACACCATGTGACCCAGATTTTCCAAGGAAGGCACGCGAAAATGGTGGCGGGTTTATAGTAGGTGGAGTAAACTATGGGCAGGGTTCGTCGAGAGAGCATGCAGCGCTTGTGCCGCTTTATTTGGGAATAAAAGGGGTTTTGGCAAAGAGCTTTGCACGAATTCACATGGCAAATTTAATTAACAATGGAATCATTCCAATGGTGTTTGAAAATCCGAGCGATTATGATACAATTGAAGAGATGGATGAGCTTAAAATTGAGAATGCAAGGGAGCAGATAGAAAAAAGTGATGTTTTAATAATTGAAAACGTCACAAAAGGATTAAAATACAGAATGATTTTAAATCTGACAGACAGACAGCGCCAGATGATTTTGCATGGCGGGCTTTTGAACCTTACAAAGGCTATGGGTATGAAATAAATAATTAAGAGGGGAGGCAAATCCCCTCTTTATTGAGGTTATCACAAATCTTAATATGAGGAGGACAAAAAATGGCATATAGAATTACACTTATTCCTGGCGATGGTATTGGGCCAGAGGTTACAGAAGCGGCAAGAAGAGTTTTGGATGCATCGGGTGTGAAAATAGAGTGGGAAGTTGTGGAAGCTGGCGAAAAGGTTATGCAAGAGTATGGGACACCACTTCCTGACCATGTGCTGGAAAGTGTCAAGAGAAATAAAGTTGCACTCAAAGGTCCTATTACAACACCGGTCGGGACAGGGTTTAGAAGTGTGAACGTTGCGCTCAGACAAGCCCTTAACCTCTATGCAAATGTAAGACCTGTCAAATCTTACGAAGGTGTCCCTTCAAGATACACAAATGTGGATTTGATCATTGTAAGAGAAAACACAGAAGACCTTTATGCAGGGATTGAATACATGGCTGGAGATGATGCAGCAGTTGGTGTTAAAATAATAACAAGAAAGGCAAGCGAGAGGATTGTCAGGTACGCATTTGAGCTTGCAAGAAGAGAAAAGAGAAGAAAGGTTACAGCTGTTCATAAAGCAAACATCCAAAAACTCACAGATGGACTATTTTTAGAATGTGCAAGAAAAGTTGCGCAGGACTATCCAGATATAGAGTTTGAAGATATGATTGTTGATGCAATGAGCATGAAGCTTGTTCAAAGCCCAGAAAACTACGATATTTT
Proteins encoded in this region:
- a CDS encoding molybdate ABC transporter permease subunit; the encoded protein is MAFLIGTPFAYLLASTKRRIAFLELIIDLPNVLPPILMGVLLLLLYGKVGFVGRILDKASLEIPFTTFAVILAQLFVSIGYYLKVAYSSFLAIDKQLKEEGFILGLDELGIMWHVYLPVARKGLVIGILGTFSRALGEFGATVVFAGNVFGKTQTISLYLYKLYVQNQEETYSVSFVMIIISYLILYLTKKLLNNVDY
- a CDS encoding pyruvate carboxyltransferase, coding for MWTIENLDYKTIQGVRKMVGAVKKIFQDFEKGAPNYFKEIFPYESIPKVIFDGVSVPVNIPSKLYVTDSTFREGQQAISYIGKENVAKIFEYLHYIDNGTGTIKYSEFFIYTNYHKQCIQECLKKSFEFPKVVGWVRSKKEELKLAKEFGLDEVGILMSCSDYHIYKKFQKTRSEIAAQYIDMIQEAFSLGITPRVHLEDITRSDIENFVIPLILAIEEIAKKCDKKVYFKLCDTLGFGVPYEYASLPRSVPKLIHTISKSTNIPPERLEWHGHNDFYKAQSNAVCAWLYGASMVNCSIRGVGERTGIAALEIAILDLVQIKDENVPNLNFEALDELLEFTSRFEAMK
- a CDS encoding type II TA system antitoxin MqsA family protein, yielding MNRAYCPQCKKHVEIKVVKNLIKEYKGVQVNVEEYVPHCSECNTELFVPDIENENLKRLYQRYRELAGLITPEEIQKVREKYGLSQRELGQILGWGKMTINRYERGALPSKSHSDVLKLILTSEEFFKEKVEEAFKSGRITERTYQKTREKIKDSVAELKKRIISAALEHPEDIYNGFRRFDFEKLENLISYIAEKVENLYLSSLNKFLWYIDFMHFKRCLRSITGLRYIKYAYGPVIENFAYKEIAAYPSDKYAVEEYETPDGAIQTKIKSKGNYELSVFTPEELQTINMVIDALKDKTCSAISELSHQEVGWKQTPLRELISYEYAKTVSLGSQVVQK
- a CDS encoding ABC transporter substrate-binding protein, whose protein sequence is MRKLMFQKTLAIVAALSLILGLLAFAFASNSKTIRLGVDLELSGAVAQYGQRTLEGLKMAVEEINKKGGVLGKKIELVVFDNKSDKTEALNIATRLATKENVLALLSPVTSGATKSASIAATRYRVPLVSATATDDSVTIDERTGKTKAYVFRICFNDSFQGSVMANFALKTLKVKTAAILYNAASDYSKGLYKNFKETFTKGGGKVVAEEAFQQGEQDFNGILTKIRDKKPDVIFTPVYYDDAGLIIKQARELGMWMPILGSDGFDDPKVVEKAGSKYATNIFFSTHYSSQDTDKKVQDFRKRYQQKYKIEPNALSALGYDLGYFVADAIKRANSTTNKEKLRKALESTKNFVGVTGIISIDAKHNAKKSAVIIEIKNGVQRFKQKLNP
- a CDS encoding aconitate hydratase, producing the protein MGLTVAQKIIKQHLVKGEMIPGKEIAIRIDQTLTQDSTGTMAYLQFEAMGIVRVKTKRSVAYIDHNTLQTGPENADDHLYIQTVAKKYGIYFSKPGNGICHQVHLERFTVPGQTLLGSDSHTPTAGGIGMLAIGAGGLDVAVAMGGGEYYLIMPKIVKVNLKGKLQPWVSAKDIILELLRRLTVKGGVGKIFEYTGEGVKTLSIPERATITNMGAELGATTSIFPSDEVTYEFLKAQGREADFVEILPDPDAQYDEEIEIDLSSLVPLAACPHSPDNVVPVSELKGIKVDQVAIGSCTNSSYKDLMKVAKILEGKTIAEHVSLVISPGSKQVLNMLAQNGALASMVASGARILECACGPCIGMGQAPRTGGISLRTFNRNFEGRSGTPSAKVYLVSPETAAASAITGYITDPRTLGDEPKVEMPKRFLINDNLIVPPAENPDEVEVIRGPNIKPFPQGKPLPDVVVGKVLIKLGDNITTDHIMPSNAKLLPYRSNIPYLSDYCLTPCDPDFPRKARENGGGFIVGGVNYGQGSSREHAALVPLYLGIKGVLAKSFARIHMANLINNGIIPMVFENPSDYDTIEEMDELKIENAREQIEKSDVLIIENVTKGLKYRMILNLTDRQRQMILHGGLLNLTKAMGMK
- a CDS encoding isocitrate/isopropylmalate dehydrogenase family protein, which codes for MAYRITLIPGDGIGPEVTEAARRVLDASGVKIEWEVVEAGEKVMQEYGTPLPDHVLESVKRNKVALKGPITTPVGTGFRSVNVALRQALNLYANVRPVKSYEGVPSRYTNVDLIIVRENTEDLYAGIEYMAGDDAAVGVKIITRKASERIVRYAFELARREKRRKVTAVHKANIQKLTDGLFLECARKVAQDYPDIEFEDMIVDAMSMKLVQSPENYDILVMPNMYGDILSDLAAGLVGGLGIAPGANIGEDGAVFEPIHGSAPKRAGQNLANPTATILSGVMMLRYLGELEAADRVEKAVAKVIKEGKEVTYDLGGSTGTKEFADAVIREMERI